A single Crateriforma conspicua DNA region contains:
- a CDS encoding sulfatase family protein produces the protein MISIATLSRFSPHVLYRLLLISFGVFQSVAADQPNVVFILSDDQAWNDYGFMGHEHIQTPNLDALARQGLLYERGYVTAPLCRPSLASIVTSRYPHQTGIRGNDPVMPGSNNRKNNPSLFAKLRRRMTTPLHEQPSLIRTLNENGYATLQTGKWWEGNPKDHGFTHAMTHGDESRGGRHGDKGLDIGRKTMQPIYEFVENAAENGQPFFVWYGVFLPHAPHNAPQRFFDKYKDVAPNEPTAWYWANVDWFDETCGELVNHLKSKGLYENTLFVYTCDNGWIPDPQRRDRYIRSKQEPVEAGIRTPIFLTHSSTIDPRRDSTTLASNIDIAPTILRACGITPPEEMEGLDLRDSDELRRRNRIFVEAYQHDTDLDHLDDINHGLKARVIIEGWNKLIAWSDHKQLFDLKSDSDDRNDLSNNDPQTVEELSNALKHWLTKTPMMNPE, from the coding sequence ATGATTTCGATTGCCACCCTTTCGCGATTTTCCCCGCACGTCCTTTACAGACTCTTGCTGATCAGCTTCGGAGTTTTTCAATCGGTCGCCGCCGATCAACCAAATGTCGTTTTCATCTTGAGTGACGACCAGGCGTGGAATGATTATGGGTTCATGGGGCACGAGCACATTCAAACACCGAACTTGGATGCGTTGGCCAGGCAAGGCTTGCTATACGAACGCGGCTACGTGACCGCGCCGCTATGCCGGCCATCGCTTGCCAGTATTGTCACAAGCCGATACCCCCATCAAACCGGAATCCGCGGCAATGATCCGGTCATGCCAGGTTCGAACAATCGCAAGAACAACCCGTCCTTGTTCGCCAAGCTTCGGCGGCGAATGACGACACCCTTGCACGAGCAACCGTCGCTGATTCGCACGTTGAATGAAAACGGTTACGCAACACTGCAAACCGGAAAGTGGTGGGAAGGCAACCCGAAAGATCATGGATTCACCCATGCAATGACGCACGGTGACGAATCACGCGGCGGGCGTCATGGTGACAAAGGCTTGGATATCGGCCGCAAAACGATGCAGCCGATCTATGAATTTGTCGAAAACGCCGCGGAAAACGGGCAACCATTCTTTGTTTGGTATGGGGTTTTTCTGCCACACGCACCACACAACGCCCCACAGCGTTTTTTTGACAAGTACAAAGATGTCGCGCCCAATGAACCAACGGCATGGTACTGGGCTAATGTGGACTGGTTTGATGAAACTTGCGGCGAACTGGTCAATCACTTGAAGTCTAAGGGACTCTACGAAAATACTCTCTTTGTCTACACGTGCGACAACGGCTGGATCCCCGATCCGCAGCGACGAGACCGTTACATTCGATCAAAGCAAGAACCCGTTGAAGCGGGAATTCGCACACCCATCTTTTTGACGCACTCGAGCACAATCGATCCGCGACGAGATTCCACAACACTGGCTAGTAACATTGATATCGCACCGACGATTCTGCGGGCCTGTGGTATCACGCCACCTGAGGAAATGGAAGGGTTGGATTTGCGTGACAGCGATGAATTGCGAAGACGCAACCGCATCTTTGTCGAAGCCTACCAGCACGACACCGACTTGGACCACCTCGACGACATCAACCATGGTTTGAAAGCACGTGTCATCATCGAAGGCTGGAACAAGCTGATTGCATGGTCCGATCACAAGCAGCTTTTCGATCTCAAGTCTGACTCGGACGACCGAAATGATTTGTCGAACAATGATCCGCAGACGGTGGAAGAACTATCAAATGCCCTGAAGCATTGGCTGACGAAGACCCCCATGATGAATCCCGAATGA
- a CDS encoding aldehyde dehydrogenase family protein, with amino-acid sequence MSVTLQLNLLPEVEAFLDQSPLASFVGGKNFPNADGNLVATIDPGSGQQIAEIHDLSEAEIDRAVEIADAAFPAWAALPQQERSSILLKLADAVEQRKSIIAQIESLDAGKIEAQAAGDVQNFVDTLRYFVELSGKVEKRTKLDVEGHEAWTVKQPWGACAFIFPWNFPFLLIGWGISPALAAGNTVVIKPAEDTSLSAIYLAQLAKEVSVPDGVINVVTGRGATAGSALSNNKQIKRMSFTGSPEVGRLVGEACGRNLVPVKLELGGKGAALVFDDVDVKATAKALVGAITFHTGQVCCDATRWLVHQDIYDEFVAHCRDLMQNVKIGHPLDPESQMGPVVNPKQCQRVLGYQAKGKAEGAECLVGGGPAKVDGYEGNYVNPTLLAGSLDNVAAREEIFGPVAYVTAFETEEDAIAMANDTDYGLANSVWTNDKDRADRVAESMVAGNSWINAHNVFVHGVPYGGINKSGMGGGVLSVETLMDYYRSTSVVRPLA; translated from the coding sequence ATGAGTGTGACGCTTCAGTTGAATCTGCTTCCCGAAGTCGAAGCATTCTTGGACCAGAGTCCGCTGGCAAGTTTTGTGGGAGGGAAAAATTTCCCCAATGCGGACGGAAATCTGGTGGCAACCATCGATCCCGGTTCGGGCCAACAGATTGCGGAGATCCATGACCTGAGTGAAGCGGAAATTGATCGCGCCGTCGAAATCGCCGATGCAGCGTTCCCCGCGTGGGCCGCATTGCCACAACAAGAACGCAGCAGCATTCTGTTGAAGTTGGCCGATGCGGTTGAGCAACGAAAGTCGATCATTGCCCAGATCGAATCGCTGGACGCCGGAAAGATCGAAGCTCAAGCGGCCGGCGATGTCCAAAACTTCGTCGATACACTGCGTTACTTCGTTGAACTTTCCGGCAAAGTCGAAAAACGCACGAAGCTGGATGTCGAGGGACATGAAGCTTGGACGGTGAAGCAACCGTGGGGCGCTTGTGCGTTTATCTTCCCGTGGAACTTTCCTTTCTTGTTGATCGGCTGGGGAATTTCGCCTGCTCTTGCCGCAGGCAACACGGTGGTCATCAAGCCGGCCGAAGACACATCGCTGTCGGCCATCTATCTGGCGCAACTGGCAAAGGAAGTCAGCGTACCCGATGGCGTGATCAATGTGGTCACCGGTCGAGGCGCAACCGCGGGTTCGGCGTTGTCCAACAACAAACAGATCAAACGAATGTCTTTCACCGGGTCACCGGAGGTCGGACGATTGGTCGGCGAAGCATGTGGACGCAATCTCGTCCCGGTTAAGCTGGAATTGGGTGGCAAAGGTGCGGCCCTGGTCTTTGACGATGTCGATGTCAAAGCCACCGCCAAGGCATTGGTGGGCGCGATCACCTTTCATACCGGGCAAGTCTGTTGTGACGCGACACGCTGGCTGGTTCATCAAGACATCTATGACGAATTTGTCGCTCATTGCCGAGACCTGATGCAGAACGTGAAGATCGGTCACCCGCTGGATCCCGAAAGCCAAATGGGACCGGTGGTCAATCCAAAGCAATGCCAGCGGGTGCTCGGTTATCAGGCCAAGGGCAAAGCCGAGGGTGCCGAATGCTTGGTGGGTGGTGGCCCGGCAAAGGTCGATGGCTATGAAGGCAACTACGTCAACCCGACGCTGCTCGCAGGATCACTGGACAACGTCGCAGCACGAGAGGAAATCTTCGGGCCGGTCGCCTATGTGACCGCGTTCGAAACCGAAGAAGACGCGATCGCAATGGCCAACGACACCGATTACGGCTTGGCCAACAGCGTATGGACCAACGACAAAGATCGTGCCGATCGTGTGGCGGAGTCCATGGTCGCCGGGAACAGCTGGATCAATGCTCACAATGTGTTTGTCCACGGCGTGCCCTATGGCGGCATCAACAAAAGCGGCATGGGCGGCGGCGTATTGTCAGTCGAAACTCTGATGGATTACTACCGCAGCACGTCGGTGGTCCGTCCTTTGGCCTGA
- a CDS encoding class II aldolase/adducin family protein has product MTNKRNTLHPRDEIMRTMDRIYRYRMTTTSGGNLSIRDSAGDIWISPARVDKGNLNRRDIVCVHADGTADGLHPPSSEFPFHKAIYEARPDIRAIVHAHPVALVAFSICRQSPDTRLFHQAHSVCGKVGFAPYACPGSEALGVSIADTFSKGCDSVILENHGVVVGGSDLARAFERFEAFEFAGKTLIKANQLSPVRFLDEDQLRQAADRCVNFDSYDPDQATAGELELRKQLCDFVRRGCRQRLLISTEGSFSARVDADSFLITPTQKDREQLHADDLVLVRGNQREAGKLASRAARAHQAIYDKHPHVQAIVFAHPVNATAFSVTETPLDVRTIPESYVFLRDVRRVPYGVQYRDDGSIADYVCRSNPAAVLQNDGVVVTGSTVLDTFDRLEVLESTAEAVINAGAIGNVSVMSGDVIDELCTAFNLK; this is encoded by the coding sequence ATGACCAACAAGCGAAACACGCTTCACCCGCGTGATGAAATCATGCGAACGATGGATCGTATTTATCGTTACCGCATGACGACCACATCAGGCGGCAATCTATCCATCCGCGACTCCGCCGGTGACATTTGGATTTCGCCGGCCCGTGTGGACAAAGGCAACTTGAATCGCCGTGACATCGTGTGCGTTCACGCAGACGGGACCGCCGATGGCTTGCATCCACCATCCAGTGAGTTTCCCTTTCACAAAGCGATCTATGAAGCACGTCCCGACATCCGGGCGATCGTGCATGCTCATCCCGTCGCGTTGGTCGCATTCAGCATTTGTCGCCAGTCACCCGACACACGCCTGTTTCACCAAGCTCACTCGGTGTGTGGGAAAGTGGGATTTGCGCCCTATGCGTGCCCGGGAAGCGAAGCTTTGGGCGTGAGCATTGCGGACACGTTTTCCAAGGGCTGCGACAGCGTGATCCTTGAAAACCACGGTGTCGTCGTCGGCGGAAGCGATCTTGCACGTGCGTTCGAACGATTCGAGGCGTTTGAATTCGCCGGCAAGACGCTGATTAAAGCCAACCAGCTGAGCCCCGTGCGATTCCTGGACGAGGACCAACTGAGGCAGGCGGCTGATCGCTGCGTCAATTTTGATTCTTACGATCCGGACCAGGCAACCGCTGGCGAACTGGAGCTTCGCAAGCAGCTTTGCGATTTTGTGCGTCGTGGTTGCCGCCAGCGACTGCTGATCAGTACCGAAGGCAGCTTTTCTGCGCGTGTCGACGCCGATTCTTTCCTGATCACTCCCACGCAAAAGGACCGTGAACAATTACACGCCGATGATTTGGTACTGGTTCGCGGCAACCAGCGCGAAGCCGGTAAATTAGCCAGCCGTGCCGCTCGTGCACACCAAGCGATTTACGATAAACATCCGCACGTGCAGGCGATCGTGTTCGCCCATCCCGTGAATGCGACGGCGTTCAGCGTGACCGAAACCCCACTGGACGTTCGCACCATTCCCGAAAGCTATGTTTTTCTGCGTGATGTGCGACGGGTACCGTACGGCGTTCAGTACCGGGACGACGGCAGTATTGCCGATTACGTGTGTCGATCCAACCCTGCCGCGGTTTTACAGAATGACGGCGTGGTGGTAACAGGATCGACCGTGCTGGACACGTTCGACCGGTTGGAAGTTTTGGAATCCACCGCCGAAGCCGTGATCAACGCCGGTGCCATCGGAAACGTGTCGGTCATGTCCGGTGATGTGATCGACGAACTATGCACCGCGTTCAACCTGAAATGA
- a CDS encoding helix-turn-helix domain-containing protein: protein MKVLKKQDWFHADGFPIVVERRDPQEPFGLHCHEFSEIVIITGGAGVHITGEDSYDLKAGDTFVIGGDRPHDYLNMDQLSLINILFTPSELPLSLGDLQSLSGYHALFTLEPAWRSRHKFTSRLQLSPAEIVDTMQLVDKLDSELAARRPGFEVVAIATMLELVTFLSRCYSETRNPSSKSLIRVGETISHMRRHIAHPITLEMLVNISGMSRTNYIRMFESAMGTSPINYLIGLRIEEASRLLRNTDNSITDIAFEVGFSDSNYFSRQFRKANGESPREYRKRHR, encoded by the coding sequence ATGAAAGTGCTAAAGAAGCAGGACTGGTTCCATGCCGACGGTTTTCCCATCGTCGTGGAGCGGCGCGACCCTCAGGAACCGTTTGGATTGCACTGCCACGAGTTCTCCGAAATCGTGATCATCACCGGAGGGGCAGGCGTGCATATCACGGGGGAAGACAGCTACGACCTGAAAGCGGGCGACACGTTTGTCATTGGCGGCGACCGGCCGCATGACTATTTGAATATGGATCAATTGAGTTTGATCAACATTCTGTTCACCCCAAGTGAGTTGCCGTTGTCGCTTGGCGATTTGCAATCGCTTTCCGGCTATCACGCGTTGTTTACGCTGGAGCCCGCTTGGCGTAGCCGGCACAAATTTACCAGTCGTCTGCAGCTGAGCCCGGCGGAGATCGTCGACACAATGCAGTTGGTCGACAAGCTAGACAGCGAACTTGCCGCAAGGCGACCGGGATTCGAGGTCGTGGCGATCGCGACCATGCTGGAATTGGTGACCTTTCTGTCGCGTTGCTACAGCGAGACGCGAAATCCATCCAGCAAGTCACTCATTCGCGTCGGCGAAACGATCTCGCACATGAGACGCCATATCGCCCATCCGATCACACTTGAAATGCTGGTCAATATTTCTGGAATGTCTCGGACGAACTACATCCGAATGTTTGAGTCCGCGATGGGAACCTCCCCCATCAACTACCTGATTGGACTACGGATCGAAGAAGCCAGTCGGTTGCTGCGGAACACAGACAACAGCATCACGGACATCGCATTTGAGGTGGGGTTTTCTGACAGCAACTACTTCAGCCGCCAGTTTCGCAAAGCGAACGGTGAATCACCACGCGAGTACCGCAAACGCCACCGCTGA
- a CDS encoding sulfatase family protein: MLVAMAAWSSADQQQPDIVVYLADDLSARDLSLYGGTNIPTPAIDALADEGMTFDRAFVASPSCAPSRAAFLTGLMPARNGAEENHSYPREGTPRLPAVLNQMGYETAAFGKVAHLKSAKDYQFQTFDLRQDIPDVRTAVQDFLKKRNDPRPLALFVGVSNPHVPWPSESNVDPQGMNLPPKLLDTPQTRVQRSRYLQEVKDLDAYLGELRLLTREHLSDDTVFVFSSDHGAQFPFGKWTLYDEGTRVPLIVARPGVIEPGSRTDAMVSWIDILPTLIDAAGGNVPDGLDGRSFSAVLGGQQTAHRNRIFTTHSGDRLMNVYLSRAIRTDRYKLIWNVHPEFAFTTHIDLLLRETSGDYFKQWTELANTDARAADVVAKHHGRPEYELYDLQTDPLEQTNIAGNEDVAAIQDRLRNELNSWVQSQGDELTVFHEPLMLDAPETWEPRKLPRQKR, from the coding sequence ATGCTAGTCGCCATGGCCGCGTGGTCATCGGCGGATCAACAACAACCGGATATTGTCGTCTATCTGGCCGACGATCTATCGGCACGTGACCTTTCGCTTTACGGGGGAACGAACATTCCAACTCCCGCCATCGACGCATTGGCGGATGAGGGAATGACGTTCGATCGCGCCTTCGTCGCCTCTCCTTCGTGTGCCCCCAGCCGAGCCGCGTTTTTGACAGGGCTGATGCCAGCACGAAACGGCGCCGAGGAAAATCATTCCTACCCGCGAGAAGGCACACCGCGACTGCCGGCGGTTTTGAATCAAATGGGATACGAAACCGCAGCGTTCGGAAAAGTGGCTCACCTGAAAAGTGCCAAAGACTATCAGTTCCAGACATTCGATCTACGACAAGACATCCCCGACGTCCGCACTGCTGTCCAGGATTTTTTGAAGAAGCGAAACGACCCTCGACCGCTGGCGTTGTTTGTCGGCGTGTCCAATCCTCATGTTCCCTGGCCCAGTGAATCAAACGTTGATCCACAGGGAATGAACCTTCCACCGAAATTGTTGGACACTCCGCAAACCAGAGTACAGCGTTCTCGCTATCTACAAGAAGTCAAAGACCTGGACGCCTACCTTGGCGAACTGCGATTGCTGACACGCGAACATCTGTCGGATGATACGGTGTTTGTGTTTTCTAGTGACCATGGCGCACAGTTCCCGTTTGGCAAATGGACACTCTATGACGAGGGCACCCGCGTTCCACTGATTGTCGCTCGCCCTGGTGTGATCGAACCGGGTTCGCGTACCGACGCCATGGTCAGCTGGATCGATATCCTGCCGACGCTGATCGATGCTGCCGGTGGTAATGTCCCCGATGGACTGGACGGCCGTTCTTTCTCCGCGGTCCTGGGCGGACAACAAACCGCGCATCGCAATCGCATCTTCACGACCCACAGTGGTGACCGGTTGATGAACGTCTATCTCAGCCGCGCCATACGCACCGACCGCTACAAGCTCATCTGGAACGTTCATCCGGAATTCGCGTTCACCACGCACATTGACCTGTTGTTGCGAGAAACGTCGGGCGATTATTTCAAACAGTGGACGGAGCTCGCGAACACGGACGCGCGTGCCGCTGACGTGGTCGCCAAACACCACGGTCGCCCTGAATACGAACTGTACGATCTGCAGACCGATCCGCTTGAGCAAACCAACATCGCCGGGAACGAGGACGTTGCTGCAATTCAAGACCGTCTTCGAAACGAGCTGAACTCCTGGGTCCAGTCGCAAGGCGACGAACTTACAGTGTTCCACGAACCGCTAATGCTCGACGCGCCGGAAACCTGGGAACCTCGCAAATTGCCGCGCCAAAAACGATAG
- a CDS encoding BNR repeat-containing protein: MANGIQRSLVSENGMPFDIVDRHSQWNFGPGALQTFNGWQYAAYWDDTKQVSVARRKLPDGPWAVVSLSDYQRTRTGDRGKGGVISRGFGDGHEKVAMGISPDGFIHLSFDHHLSTLRYRRSNDPIAQYPEKVFWDENLFADVQNHLGIAHSQSPGDNAQGNEMQTAPRLERVTYPSFISHGNSMLLYLRLGGGSGAANSHLFHYSGGSWSPRDEPSSQFIDQRWSGGDGTVNAYPFGFVFQHGRCHLTWCWRDNPDHRTSHDLCYAYSDDGGVHWRNNDGSLVATHGLEFITADSTGITVMKIPPGHGYRNGGSMVVDEESRVHVLARGPNGDPTIYQRDPQTGDWTRMQAPQFGKLLTYNGNLYLVSNDTFYRISPADPTKFKVLASGFESTFENSKLSLDLQRPSHDGWTSIIGQKGKNITVIDVKLE; this comes from the coding sequence ATGGCAAACGGTATCCAGCGTTCGTTGGTTTCTGAAAACGGCATGCCCTTCGATATAGTGGACCGGCATTCACAATGGAACTTCGGCCCGGGGGCACTTCAGACGTTCAACGGTTGGCAATATGCCGCCTACTGGGATGACACAAAACAGGTTTCGGTAGCCAGACGGAAGCTACCGGATGGTCCCTGGGCTGTCGTGTCATTATCCGATTACCAGCGGACCCGCACTGGCGATCGCGGAAAGGGCGGCGTGATCTCACGCGGATTCGGAGACGGTCATGAAAAAGTTGCAATGGGCATCTCGCCCGATGGTTTCATTCATCTTTCATTTGACCATCATTTATCAACCCTACGTTATCGTCGCAGCAATGATCCGATTGCCCAATACCCCGAGAAGGTATTCTGGGACGAGAATCTATTTGCCGACGTTCAAAATCACCTCGGAATCGCACATAGTCAGAGCCCCGGCGATAATGCTCAGGGAAACGAAATGCAGACAGCTCCGAGGCTAGAGCGTGTGACTTATCCGAGTTTCATCTCGCACGGCAATTCAATGCTGTTGTACCTGCGCCTCGGTGGTGGGTCCGGGGCGGCAAACTCACATTTGTTTCATTACTCAGGCGGATCTTGGTCACCGCGTGATGAACCGTCCAGTCAGTTCATCGACCAACGTTGGTCTGGTGGTGACGGAACCGTGAATGCGTATCCGTTCGGGTTTGTGTTCCAACACGGTAGATGCCACTTGACGTGGTGCTGGCGAGACAACCCGGATCATCGCACCTCGCATGACCTTTGCTACGCCTACAGTGACGACGGAGGGGTCCATTGGCGCAACAACGACGGGAGTTTGGTCGCAACGCACGGTCTCGAATTCATCACTGCCGACAGCACCGGCATCACTGTCATGAAGATCCCGCCTGGACACGGCTATCGCAACGGCGGGTCGATGGTCGTCGACGAGGAAAGCCGAGTTCATGTTCTGGCACGAGGCCCTAACGGCGATCCGACGATTTACCAGCGTGATCCCCAAACCGGCGATTGGACACGAATGCAAGCGCCACAGTTTGGAAAGCTTTTGACCTACAATGGCAACCTGTACCTTGTATCCAATGACACTTTCTATCGAATCAGCCCAGCCGATCCGACAAAATTCAAGGTCCTCGCCTCTGGTTTTGAATCCACCTTCGAAAACAGCAAGTTGTCACTCGATCTCCAACGCCCATCACACGACGGTTGGACATCGATCATCGGCCAAAAAGGCAAGAATATCACTGTGATCGACGTGAAGCTTGAATAG